aattataaataataatttttgttattgctgttgctattattgttaatatataGTCAGACtactttttaaatactttttatggtgttttttggttgttttttgttattttgccaactttttttttcaagaactGCATTGTGATTCTTCAAAAACCTTTACATTTTCCTGcttaatatacaaaataaaagcattaaaataacagcatacagattaaatgacagaactttcattatCATCCTTTAATGTTATtagaactattcctttaatgttaTAGTCTGACTTTAGAATTGCTTTTGCATTTGTgtttctaataaaaaaaaagtgctttagCTTTCCAGGGTCTATAGCTAATGACTGATCAAACTGAAAGTAGCACACACATAAGCACATACACCCAGAGCAGTCAACCCAGATATCCAGCATAATCTGTCATTTTTTCAGAGTTATATTTCTGGATTAGAGAGCAGAGATTAGCCTGAGGGGAGAGGATTGCACCACTGCCTTTGCGCATCAGTGGTCCTGCTTTCTGCATGTACCCATGAACTACCTAGCACTCTCACCTCTCCCATGCTTTTTACATAACAGATATATGATCTAATATTCTCTGCTTGTCCATGTAGTAACAGAACTGTGTGTTTTCATGTAGCATGGACTGAGTGTGGCAGACAAAGTATAGGTTTGGTAATTGTTTACAATGAGAGGGCTGATCATAAAGCTTCCATCTTAGCAGTGTTATTTACTCTTGACTGCTAAATAACTGTTGGGCCAGAAAAGTGAAGTTCTCTTCTAGAATGGAGGCTGTGATCGAATAAATAACACAATGGCCTGCAGATGCAATACCAAATATTGTCTTTAATCACATTTTCTGCTAATGATTTTGTTGTTGTGATTTTGTAAAATTGTCTCCAAAATGCAATGAATTCTTTGCTTCTGAAGCCTGCAAGCTTTGTTGATCTCTTCATTATGTACATTGCTATTGAAATGTCTGCACAATTAAATTTCAACAAAAcataatttgatttttttattgtaaggCCTCATTATTTGTCTCACACTCTTTCAGCAAATATCCCAAAACACAAAGAATGCTTGttctatctaaatctaaatttaaaaagctaaatctatctatctatctatctatctatctatctatctatctatctatctatctatctatctatctatctatctatctatctatctatctatctatctatctatctatctatctatctatctatctatctatctatcatctatctatctatctatctatctatctatctatctatctatctatctatttatttaggttgattgggacactttttccaagtcatctcaatggcaaaaagtgtcccagtcaccctgaattcaccccTATATGTTGACtttcaaaacaaattaagaGATTGTGTGGTCTTACATTTTCTAACATCTAAAATTTCATTACATGTTCATCCAATTAAAAATCCAAAAGTTCTATCTAAAAGAGACACTATAAGGACAACGAGAAATAAATCGAAGTGTTACAAAAATGCATTCGTTACTTacggacttttattttgataccGGGGCTTTTAATTCCAAAGCGGAAACCTGAAGAGATCTTCCGCTACATCTCCCATTGAGCTAGCGCAGAACAGTGACCTTCTCTCAGTGGTCCAGTGCACTTATATCTTAGAGGTGAGTACATTTTATTATCATAAATGCTATATGATTTCAGTTGtaattgtttaaataatcaCTGACCATTTCAAGAAGCGCCACTGTCGTTTAAACCATTACTTTTTACGTTTATTGGACTATATATGACAAGGCCTTGCTGAGCGCCTTAAATGAATCAACTTCGGCAACCAAGTCTCTCCGCAAGCTTGACAACTGAATAGCACACATGAATCGAGGCAAATATTTTGTCTAGTCTCAGCTTGCCTCTATATTGGACGGTGAAAagtgctgttgttttttttttttacgcaatTCCAGTTAACTTCATATTGAATCTAGCTTGGCATGAACTCGTTTTAATCTGACAGTGATGTACTGAGAATGTTTTTGCTCTTTTGCTCTTGTTGTGTCTTAAATACTCCGTATTTTTTATTCTAATAGTTTTCATTTCAGTTGGTCATTGAATGCTTTATGTCCTTGAAAGTACTGTTTGTGCCATGTTACTCTATTTTTTTATAACACTATTTTTATGGCATATATTACACTATTGCACATTCAAACATATGTTTGGTAATGGTACACATGTTTGAAGCCTTCTAGACAAATGTTCATGCATCTTTATGTTTTGATCACTAGATGGCAGGTGGTGCATTCGCTGGCTGGTGGACTAAGGTGGCCCCCTACTACACCAAGGCATACCAGGAGATGTGGGTTGGTGTAGGGATCATGACTTTCATGTACTACAAACTTTCATATGGAGGTGAGAGATCAAGTGTTAGAAGTGTAtatacattcttaaaaataaaggttattaatttgcatctatggttccatgaagaactttTAACATCCATAGAACCTTtccattcaaaatgttttttataatggaaaaatgttatttatatttttaaagtgttattcaCACTCATTTAGGAGAACacaaatggttcttctatggcatcactatGAAAAACCTCCTttgaaaactttatttttaagagtgtactgTCAACATGGCATGAACCCTTATTTATTTTATGGTACACAATATGATTATGTACtatgtaaacattatttatgccaaaacatataattatattatgtatCATGTAACCATTATATGC
This genomic window from Chanodichthys erythropterus isolate Z2021 chromosome 4, ASM2448905v1, whole genome shotgun sequence contains:
- the atp5mj gene encoding ATP synthase subunit ATP5MPL, mitochondrial; this translates as MAGGAFAGWWTKVAPYYTKAYQEMWVGVGIMTFMYYKLSYGGKKKAVQSKPAH